A portion of the Bdellovibrionales bacterium genome contains these proteins:
- a CDS encoding DUF1844 domain-containing protein, producing the protein MAKKEEFSDLVQASFSTLVMSIGSSAAMSLGLVPHPQTGQHEKDLTIAKFNIDLLNVLQEKTIHNLTKEEDEFLKRLTADLQMKFVELTKEEASKK; encoded by the coding sequence GCAAAAAAAGAAGAATTCAGCGACCTCGTTCAAGCTTCCTTCTCCACACTCGTCATGTCGATTGGTTCGTCCGCGGCGATGTCATTGGGACTCGTTCCTCACCCGCAAACTGGTCAACACGAAAAAGATCTGACCATTGCAAAGTTCAATATCGATCTTCTCAATGTATTGCAGGAAAAAACCATTCATAATTTAACGAAAGAAGAAGACGAATTTTTAAAACGTCTGACGGCCGACCTCCAAATGAAGTTTGTCGAGCTCACTAAAGAAGAAGCCTCCAAGAAGTAG
- the spoVG gene encoding septation regulator SpoVG: MQITEVKIYPVNEDRLRAYVTITLENCFVIRDLKIIQGTGGLFVAMPSKKRKDGQFRDIAHPLNQETREHIEQMVFDAYKREIEALGQSLEDVKNKIG, from the coding sequence ATGCAAATCACCGAAGTGAAAATCTATCCGGTCAACGAGGATCGCCTCCGCGCTTACGTCACCATCACTCTCGAAAACTGCTTTGTGATCCGCGACTTAAAGATCATTCAAGGCACAGGCGGCCTGTTCGTGGCTATGCCGAGCAAGAAACGCAAAGATGGTCAGTTCCGTGATATCGCCCACCCGCTCAACCAAGAGACGCGTGAGCATATTGAGCAGATGGTCTTCGACGCCTACAAAAGAGAGATCGAGGCCCTAGGCCAATCTCTGGAAGACGTTAAAAATAAAATTGGATAA